A stretch of the Azospirillum thiophilum genome encodes the following:
- the paoA gene encoding aldehyde dehydrogenase iron-sulfur subunit PaoA produces MHHPGDLDVTRRGLLMGTAATAALTAGVLPMPAGAAVPQKATPPDLAPVISTVSFTVNSEPHDLTLDTRTTLLDALREQLHVNGPKKGCDHGQCGACTVLVDGRRINSCLSLALMHQGDSITTIEGLGMPDSLHPMQAAFVKHDGYQCGYCTPGQICSAVAVLKEIEAGIPSHVSADLTAAPRLTADELRERMSGNICRCGAYSNIVDAITEVAGREA; encoded by the coding sequence ATGCATCATCCCGGCGACCTCGACGTGACGCGGCGTGGCCTGCTGATGGGCACGGCGGCAACGGCCGCCTTGACCGCGGGCGTCCTTCCGATGCCCGCCGGAGCGGCCGTCCCGCAAAAGGCCACGCCCCCCGACCTTGCGCCCGTGATCTCGACCGTATCCTTCACGGTGAACAGCGAGCCCCACGACCTGACCCTGGACACCCGGACGACCCTGCTGGACGCGCTGCGCGAACAGCTGCACGTGAACGGGCCGAAGAAGGGCTGCGACCATGGGCAGTGCGGTGCCTGCACCGTGCTGGTGGACGGGCGGCGGATCAATTCCTGCCTGTCGCTGGCGCTGATGCACCAGGGCGACAGCATCACCACCATCGAGGGGCTGGGCATGCCCGACAGCCTGCACCCGATGCAGGCCGCCTTCGTGAAGCATGACGGCTACCAGTGCGGTTATTGCACGCCCGGCCAGATCTGTTCGGCGGTCGCCGTGCTGAAGGAGATCGAGGCCGGCATCCCCAGCCATGTCAGCGCCGACCTGACCGCGGCGCCCCGGCTGACCGCCGACGAGCTGCGCGAGCGGATGAGCGGCAACATCTGCCGCTGCGGCGCCTATTCCAACATCGTCGACGCGATCACCGAGGTCGCCGGGAGGGAAGCATGA
- a CDS encoding FAD binding domain-containing protein has protein sequence MRPFSYERARDPAEAAAAAARTPGARFIAGGTNLLDLMKLEIETPVHLIDVNGLSLDRVEATAEGDLRIGALVRNTDLAADDRVRRDYGLLSRALLAGASGQLRNKATTAGNLLQRTRCPYFYDTAQPCNKRQPGSGCAAIGGFSRQLAVIGGSDACIATHPSDMAVAMRALDATVETVRPDGARRGIPIADFHRLPGDTPHIETALEPGELITAVTLPRPAGGRHIYRKVRDRASYAFALVSVAAIVQPDGSGRVALGGVAHRPWRIEAAEAEMPKGAKAVAAQLLAGAKPTHDNAFKLPLVERTLGSVLAEAKG, from the coding sequence ATGAGGCCCTTCAGCTACGAGCGCGCCCGCGATCCGGCCGAGGCCGCTGCGGCGGCCGCCCGGACCCCCGGCGCCCGCTTCATCGCCGGCGGCACCAACCTGCTCGACCTGATGAAGCTGGAGATCGAGACGCCGGTCCATCTGATCGACGTGAACGGCCTGTCGCTCGACAGGGTGGAGGCGACGGCGGAGGGGGACTTGCGCATCGGCGCGCTGGTGCGCAACACCGACCTTGCCGCCGACGACCGGGTGCGGCGCGACTATGGCCTGCTGTCGCGGGCCTTGCTGGCCGGCGCGTCGGGCCAGCTGCGCAACAAGGCGACGACCGCCGGCAACCTGCTCCAGCGCACCCGCTGCCCCTATTTCTATGACACCGCCCAGCCCTGCAACAAGCGGCAGCCCGGCAGCGGCTGCGCCGCCATCGGCGGCTTCAGCCGGCAGCTGGCGGTGATCGGCGGCAGCGATGCCTGCATCGCCACCCATCCCAGCGACATGGCGGTGGCGATGCGGGCGCTGGACGCCACGGTCGAGACGGTGCGGCCCGACGGCGCCCGCCGCGGCATTCCCATCGCCGACTTCCACCGGCTGCCCGGCGACACCCCGCACATCGAGACGGCGCTGGAGCCGGGCGAGCTGATCACCGCGGTGACCCTGCCGCGGCCGGCCGGCGGCCGGCACATCTACCGCAAGGTGCGCGACCGCGCCTCCTACGCCTTCGCGCTGGTCTCCGTCGCCGCCATCGTGCAGCCCGACGGCAGCGGACGGGTTGCGCTGGGCGGCGTCGCGCACAGGCCGTGGCGGATCGAGGCGGCGGAGGCCGAGATGCCCAAGGGAGCGAAGGCCGTCGCCGCGCAGCTGCTGGCCGGCGCCAAGCCGACGCACGACAACGCCTTCAAGCTGCCGCTGGTCGAGCGCACGCTCGGCTCGGTGCTGGCCGAAGCGAAAGGCTGA
- the paoC gene encoding aldehyde oxidoreductase molybdenum-binding subunit PaoC has translation MKFDTPATTNPIDRLTVIGKPTSRIDGPLKTTGTAPYAYERHDVVADQAYGYPVGAGIGKGRIASLSVEEAEAAPGVLAVVTHRTAGKLGKAERNAAPLLGGPEIDHYHQAVALVVAESFEQARAAAQRIRIEYESGGGAFDLAHAREAMGDSAEHKTEDSTVGDFAGAFAAAAVKLDETYTTPDQSHAMMEPHATIAAWKGDRLTVWTSNQMIDWAATDLAETLEMPKEKVRVISPFIGGGFGGKLFLRADILLAALGARAAGRPVKVALPRPMIANNTTHRPATIQRIRIGAGRDGKILAIAHESWSGNLEDGKPETATDQTRLLYAGANRLTGTRLAHLDLPEGNAMRAPGEASGLMALEIAMDEMAERLKIDPVEFRILNDTQVDPEKPERPFSQRQLVQCLRTGAERFGWSKRSGEPGRVRDGRWLIGMGMAAAFRNNLLTKSAARVRLDRRGVVTVETDMTDIGTGSYTIIAQTAAEMMGVGLDKVLVRLGDSSFPVSAGSGGQWGANNSTAGVYAACVTLREAVARTLGVNSADAEFADGLVRSGNRSVPLAQAAGESGLSAEDAIEYGDLAKKAQQSTFGAHFVEVGVDAATAEVRVRRMLAVCAAGRILNPLSARSQVIGAMTMGVGAALMEELAVDPRTGFFVNHDLAGYEVPVHADIPQQEVVFLDETDPMSSPMKAKGVGELGLCGVGAAIANAVHNATGIRVRDYPVTLDKLIDRMPPVG, from the coding sequence ATGAAGTTCGACACCCCCGCCACCACCAATCCCATCGACCGGCTGACGGTGATCGGCAAGCCGACCAGCCGCATCGACGGGCCGCTGAAGACGACCGGCACCGCGCCCTACGCCTATGAACGCCACGACGTGGTGGCGGACCAGGCCTACGGCTATCCGGTCGGCGCCGGCATCGGCAAGGGGCGCATCGCCTCCCTGTCGGTGGAGGAAGCCGAGGCGGCCCCCGGCGTGCTGGCCGTCGTCACCCACCGGACCGCGGGCAAGCTCGGCAAGGCCGAACGCAATGCCGCCCCGCTGCTGGGCGGGCCGGAGATCGACCATTACCATCAGGCGGTCGCCCTGGTCGTGGCCGAGAGCTTCGAGCAGGCGCGGGCCGCGGCGCAGCGCATCCGCATCGAGTATGAGAGCGGCGGCGGCGCCTTCGATCTGGCGCATGCCAGGGAGGCCATGGGCGACTCCGCCGAACACAAGACGGAGGATTCGACCGTCGGCGATTTCGCCGGCGCCTTTGCGGCGGCGGCGGTCAAGCTGGACGAGACCTACACCACCCCCGACCAGAGCCACGCGATGATGGAGCCGCACGCGACCATCGCCGCCTGGAAGGGCGACCGGCTGACCGTGTGGACCTCCAACCAGATGATCGACTGGGCGGCGACCGATCTGGCAGAGACGCTGGAGATGCCGAAGGAGAAGGTCCGCGTGATCTCACCCTTCATCGGCGGCGGCTTTGGCGGCAAGCTGTTCCTGCGCGCCGACATCCTGCTGGCGGCGCTGGGCGCGCGGGCGGCCGGGCGGCCGGTCAAGGTGGCGCTGCCCCGGCCGATGATCGCGAACAACACCACCCACCGGCCGGCGACGATCCAGCGCATCCGCATCGGCGCCGGACGGGACGGAAAGATCCTGGCCATCGCCCATGAAAGCTGGTCCGGCAACCTGGAGGACGGCAAGCCGGAGACCGCGACCGACCAGACGCGCCTGCTCTATGCCGGCGCCAACCGGCTGACCGGCACGCGGCTTGCCCATCTCGACCTGCCGGAAGGCAACGCCATGCGGGCGCCGGGCGAGGCGTCGGGCCTGATGGCGCTGGAAATCGCCATGGACGAGATGGCGGAGCGGCTGAAGATCGACCCGGTGGAGTTCCGCATCCTCAACGACACCCAGGTCGACCCGGAGAAGCCGGAGCGCCCCTTCTCGCAGCGCCAGCTGGTGCAGTGCCTGCGCACCGGGGCCGAGCGCTTCGGCTGGAGCAAACGCAGCGGCGAGCCGGGACGGGTGCGCGACGGGCGCTGGCTGATAGGCATGGGCATGGCCGCCGCCTTCCGCAACAACCTGCTGACCAAATCGGCGGCGCGGGTGCGGCTGGACAGGCGCGGGGTGGTGACGGTCGAGACCGACATGACCGACATCGGCACCGGCAGCTACACCATCATCGCCCAGACCGCGGCGGAGATGATGGGCGTCGGGCTGGACAAGGTGCTGGTGCGGCTGGGCGATTCGAGCTTTCCGGTGTCGGCCGGGTCGGGCGGGCAGTGGGGCGCCAACAATTCGACCGCCGGCGTCTATGCCGCCTGCGTCACGCTGCGCGAGGCGGTGGCGCGGACGCTTGGCGTCAACTCGGCCGATGCGGAGTTCGCCGACGGCCTGGTGCGGTCGGGCAACCGCAGCGTGCCGCTGGCCCAGGCGGCGGGCGAAAGCGGGCTGTCGGCCGAGGACGCCATCGAGTATGGCGACCTCGCGAAGAAGGCCCAGCAATCGACCTTCGGCGCCCATTTCGTCGAGGTCGGCGTCGATGCCGCGACGGCGGAGGTCCGCGTCCGGCGGATGCTGGCCGTCTGCGCGGCGGGCCGCATCCTGAACCCGCTGTCGGCGCGCAGCCAGGTGATCGGCGCCATGACCATGGGCGTCGGCGCGGCGCTGATGGAGGAGCTGGCGGTGGATCCCCGGACCGGCTTCTTCGTCAACCACGACCTTGCCGGCTATGAAGTGCCGGTCCATGCCGACATCCCGCAACAGGAGGTGGTCTTCCTGGACGAGACCGACCCGATGTCCTCGCCGATGAAGGCGAAGGGGGTGGGAGAGCTCGGGCTGTGCGGCGTCGGCGCCGCCATCGCCAATGCGGTCCACAACGCAACCGGCATCCGCGTGCGCGACTACCCGGTCACGCTGGACAAGCTGATCGACCGCATGCCGCCGGTGGGGTGA
- a CDS encoding DUF3750 domain-containing protein: MLLVCLLTLVLLLAGPAFVVASGTVSLAVDWSRADRSPVGLAPDPATTPEAVVQVYAARALSWRGAFGVHPWFAVKPAGERRYTVYEVIGWRAYRGLPAVSVSNRDPDGRWFGAPPVVLAELRGAAAAAAIPRIAEAAASYPFAGEYRVWPGPNSNTFAAWVARAVPELRLDLPSTALGKDYLGTGLFARAPSGTGWQVSLFGLAGLLLAREEGVEVNLLGLTVGIDPLDLAVKLPGIGRIALLGDGPPSVPPPAILPPGPPVGPG; the protein is encoded by the coding sequence GTGCTGCTGGTTTGCCTGCTGACGCTGGTCCTGCTGCTCGCCGGGCCGGCCTTCGTCGTCGCGTCGGGAACCGTGTCGCTGGCGGTGGACTGGAGCCGGGCCGACCGCAGTCCGGTCGGCCTCGCCCCCGATCCGGCGACGACGCCCGAGGCGGTCGTCCAGGTCTATGCCGCCCGCGCCCTGTCCTGGCGCGGCGCCTTCGGCGTGCACCCCTGGTTCGCGGTGAAGCCGGCGGGCGAGCGGCGCTACACCGTCTACGAGGTGATCGGCTGGCGGGCCTACCGCGGCCTGCCGGCGGTGTCGGTCAGCAACCGCGACCCCGACGGCCGCTGGTTCGGCGCCCCGCCGGTGGTGCTGGCTGAGCTGCGCGGCGCGGCGGCGGCGGCGGCCATCCCGCGGATCGCCGAGGCCGCCGCCAGCTATCCCTTTGCCGGCGAGTACCGGGTCTGGCCCGGCCCCAACAGCAACACCTTCGCCGCCTGGGTGGCCCGCGCCGTGCCGGAGCTGCGGCTCGACCTGCCCTCAACGGCGCTCGGCAAGGATTATCTGGGCACCGGCCTGTTCGCGCGGGCGCCGAGCGGCACCGGCTGGCAGGTCAGCCTGTTCGGCCTTGCCGGCCTGCTGCTGGCGCGGGAGGAGGGGGTGGAGGTCAATCTGCTGGGGCTGACGGTCGGCATCGACCCGCTCGACCTCGCGGTCAAGCTTCCCGGCATCGGCCGGATCGCCCTGCTTGGAGACGGGCCGCCCTCCGTTCCGCCGCCCGCCATTTTGCCTCCCGGCCCTCCGGTGGGGCCGGGGTGA
- a CDS encoding LysE family translocator, giving the protein MTLEIWIVYVIAAVGLSVTPGPNGLLSLTHGVRFGFARTVFTVLGGVCGFLVLVAASLAGMGALLATSETAFTIAKWLGAAYLVYLGFRLWRAPAAAVGTDAGVEAGGRTGPLRLFAEGFLVAVSNPKALIFFAAFLPQFMVPGASFWLQFAVLGGTFAFTEFCYELVLAGTAQRIAPWLSRHGRWFNRVTGGTFVGIGGLMATVSR; this is encoded by the coding sequence GTGACGTTGGAAATCTGGATCGTTTACGTGATCGCGGCGGTCGGCCTGTCGGTGACGCCCGGGCCGAACGGGCTGCTGTCGCTGACCCATGGCGTGCGCTTCGGCTTCGCCCGCACCGTCTTCACCGTGCTGGGCGGCGTCTGCGGCTTCCTGGTGCTGGTGGCGGCGTCGCTGGCCGGAATGGGCGCGCTGCTGGCAACGTCGGAAACCGCCTTCACCATCGCCAAGTGGCTCGGCGCGGCCTATCTCGTCTATCTCGGTTTCCGCCTGTGGCGGGCACCGGCCGCTGCCGTGGGCACCGACGCCGGCGTTGAAGCCGGGGGCCGGACCGGTCCGCTGCGGCTGTTCGCCGAGGGCTTCCTGGTCGCGGTCTCCAATCCCAAGGCGCTGATCTTCTTCGCCGCCTTCCTGCCGCAGTTCATGGTGCCGGGCGCCTCCTTCTGGCTGCAGTTCGCGGTGCTGGGCGGCACCTTCGCCTTCACGGAATTCTGCTATGAGCTGGTGCTGGCCGGCACCGCCCAGCGCATCGCCCCCTGGCTCTCCCGCCATGGGCGCTGGTTCAACCGGGTGACCGGCGGAACCTTCGTCGGCATCGGCGGGCTGATGGCGACCGTCAGCCGCTGA
- a CDS encoding MFS transporter → MASAGHHGNTHAQEQAAGQGAATHPGLVLLALAMGGFAIGTTEFATMSLLPYFARGLGIDEPTAGHVISAYALGVVVGAPVIAVLAARLSRRTLLIGLMAVFAVANVASAFSPSYGWMLVFRFLSGLPHGAYFGVAALVAASLVPPQRRAQAVARTMLGLTVATVVGVPMANWIGQALGWRWGFGVVGLLALLTVALVSAFAPKDRPHPDSSPLRELGALKRRQVWLTLGIGAIGFGGMFAVYTYVASTLMEVTQVSPAMVPVVLAVFGSGMTVGTLVSAWAADRALMPTVAAVLLWSAGSLALYPFAAGNIWAVSVVVFMIGCGGGLGTPLQARLMDVAEDAQTLAAALNHSAFNAANALGPWLGGMAIAAGWGWTSTGWVGAALALGGLAVWAVAMLDDRMTENRLAAACAGG, encoded by the coding sequence ATGGCTTCGGCCGGCCATCACGGCAACACGCATGCACAGGAGCAGGCGGCGGGGCAGGGTGCGGCCACCCATCCGGGCCTGGTGCTCCTGGCGCTCGCCATGGGTGGTTTCGCCATCGGAACGACCGAGTTCGCGACGATGAGCCTGCTGCCCTATTTCGCCCGTGGCCTCGGCATCGACGAGCCGACCGCGGGCCATGTCATCAGCGCCTATGCGCTGGGCGTGGTGGTGGGGGCGCCGGTGATCGCGGTGCTGGCGGCGCGGCTGTCGCGGCGGACGCTGCTGATCGGGCTGATGGCGGTGTTCGCCGTCGCCAACGTGGCGAGCGCCTTTTCGCCGTCCTACGGCTGGATGCTGGTCTTCCGCTTCCTGAGCGGCCTGCCGCACGGCGCCTATTTCGGTGTCGCCGCCCTGGTCGCCGCCTCGCTGGTGCCGCCGCAGCGCCGCGCGCAGGCGGTGGCGCGGACCATGCTGGGGCTGACGGTGGCGACCGTGGTCGGCGTGCCGATGGCGAACTGGATCGGGCAGGCGCTGGGCTGGCGCTGGGGCTTCGGCGTCGTCGGGCTGCTGGCCCTGCTGACGGTGGCCCTGGTCTCAGCCTTCGCCCCCAAGGACCGGCCGCACCCGGACTCCAGCCCGCTGCGCGAACTGGGCGCCCTGAAGCGGCGGCAGGTCTGGCTGACGCTGGGCATCGGCGCCATCGGCTTCGGCGGGATGTTCGCCGTCTACACCTATGTCGCCTCGACCCTGATGGAGGTGACGCAGGTTTCCCCGGCGATGGTGCCGGTCGTGCTGGCGGTGTTCGGGTCCGGCATGACCGTCGGCACGCTGGTCAGCGCCTGGGCCGCCGACCGCGCCCTGATGCCGACCGTCGCCGCCGTGCTGCTGTGGAGCGCCGGGTCGCTGGCGCTCTACCCGTTCGCCGCCGGCAACATCTGGGCGGTGTCGGTGGTCGTCTTCATGATCGGCTGCGGCGGCGGGCTGGGCACCCCGCTGCAGGCCCGGCTGATGGACGTGGCGGAGGATGCGCAGACGCTGGCCGCGGCGCTGAACCACAGCGCCTTCAACGCCGCCAATGCGCTGGGGCCGTGGCTGGGCGGGATGGCGATCGCCGCCGGCTGGGGCTGGACCTCCACCGGCTGGGTCGGCGCCGCGCTGGCGCTGGGCGGGCTGGCGGTGTGGGCGGTGGCGATGCTGGACGACCGCATGACGGAAAACCGGCTGGCGGCGGCCTGCGCCGGAGGTTGA
- a CDS encoding FHA domain-containing protein: protein MAMSKRRETRFEVVVEQGGKPNIDGVFDDEKAATERANYLLRLAKFPVVRVVKVTGSGREETVFQKKSAGGGKLTTISPIENANLCTDVLQVFSFDSRMTLLRLLRGYWDDQGVIPTEQLHRYFPLRYFEREALLFNPAVSRLASIQAPMLGLKPHERYDQIIRLFGSLKELAQQSDTLAPFDQALMRSGISGLLLAAVDRPLEERDRIVTHAVGSALEPHREWGAKLTTVLRLHREDDGETTRLVDEFTAEIVDGREPIRALIGYAPDLGSAILALLATLRGDLDDRLPHTDALLALSNAVGGGGFVRTREAVLHRIRGGLDGLTPLTRTGAASDARAFGAVVDGMIAFDGFMGGPEMAETLTRRGKIVWAAGGRDLPFEETMTRLAGRFGTAAGRLGYLLDLGASPYGRSKVSTVIQHVATELSRVKSAAELAAPGVSMQEVRDGLGRRLRAAGIPRALADGLIAKIAAIPDDQRLSVTGSGVLAGQRPATGTTLGTAPRPMDMTVDAHAPPAPPMPRLTLSYQGRTVTLPDVGGEVVIGRSADCAIVLDHASASRRHAAVRMQGGNYVLEDLSRNGTRVAPRGGDQRVLKQGETVPLAGRGEIVIGSLDLGEHPARIAWELSGR, encoded by the coding sequence ATGGCGATGTCCAAGCGGCGCGAGACGCGCTTCGAGGTGGTGGTCGAACAGGGCGGAAAGCCCAACATCGACGGCGTCTTCGATGACGAGAAGGCGGCGACGGAACGCGCCAACTATCTGCTACGCCTCGCAAAATTCCCGGTGGTCCGCGTGGTCAAGGTCACCGGCAGTGGACGGGAAGAGACGGTCTTCCAGAAGAAATCCGCCGGCGGCGGCAAGCTGACAACGATCTCCCCGATCGAGAACGCCAACCTCTGCACCGATGTGCTGCAGGTGTTCTCATTCGACAGCCGGATGACCCTGCTGCGCCTGCTGCGCGGCTATTGGGACGACCAGGGCGTCATCCCGACGGAGCAGCTCCACCGCTATTTCCCGTTGCGTTACTTCGAGCGCGAGGCCCTGCTGTTCAACCCGGCGGTCAGCCGGCTCGCCAGCATCCAGGCGCCGATGCTGGGGCTGAAGCCGCACGAACGCTACGACCAGATCATCCGCCTGTTCGGCTCGCTGAAGGAACTGGCCCAGCAGTCGGACACGCTGGCACCCTTCGATCAGGCGCTGATGCGCAGCGGGATCTCCGGGCTGCTGCTGGCCGCCGTCGATCGGCCGCTGGAGGAGCGCGACCGCATCGTCACCCATGCCGTCGGCTCGGCGCTGGAGCCGCACCGCGAGTGGGGCGCCAAGCTGACCACGGTGCTGCGCCTGCACCGCGAGGACGACGGCGAGACCACCCGGCTGGTCGACGAGTTCACGGCGGAGATCGTCGACGGGCGCGAGCCGATCCGCGCGCTGATCGGCTATGCGCCCGACCTAGGCTCCGCCATCCTCGCCCTGCTGGCGACCCTGCGCGGCGACCTGGACGACCGGCTGCCCCACACCGACGCGCTGCTCGCCCTGTCCAACGCCGTCGGCGGCGGCGGCTTCGTCCGGACGCGGGAGGCGGTGCTGCACCGGATCCGCGGCGGGCTGGACGGGCTGACCCCGCTGACCCGCACCGGGGCGGCCAGCGACGCCCGTGCCTTCGGCGCCGTCGTCGACGGGATGATCGCCTTCGACGGCTTCATGGGCGGCCCGGAGATGGCGGAAACGCTGACCCGCCGCGGCAAGATCGTGTGGGCGGCCGGCGGCCGAGACCTGCCTTTCGAGGAGACGATGACGCGGCTGGCCGGGCGCTTCGGCACCGCGGCCGGGCGGCTTGGCTATCTGCTCGACCTCGGCGCCAGCCCCTACGGCCGCAGCAAGGTCAGCACCGTCATCCAGCATGTGGCGACAGAACTCAGCCGCGTGAAATCGGCGGCGGAGCTGGCCGCCCCCGGCGTCTCGATGCAGGAGGTGCGCGACGGGCTGGGCCGCCGCCTGCGCGCCGCCGGCATCCCGCGGGCCCTGGCCGACGGGCTGATCGCCAAGATCGCCGCCATCCCCGACGACCAGCGCCTGTCGGTCACCGGCAGCGGCGTACTGGCGGGCCAGCGGCCGGCCACCGGGACCACCCTCGGCACCGCCCCACGCCCGATGGACATGACGGTCGACGCCCACGCGCCGCCCGCACCGCCGATGCCCCGCCTGACGCTGAGCTACCAGGGGCGGACGGTGACGTTGCCGGATGTCGGCGGCGAGGTCGTGATCGGCCGGTCCGCCGACTGCGCCATCGTGCTCGACCATGCCTCCGCCTCGCGCCGGCACGCGGCGGTGCGGATGCAGGGCGGGAACTATGTGCTGGAGGATCTCAGCCGCAACGGCACCCGCGTGGCTCCGCGCGGCGGCGACCAGCGGGTGCTGAAACAGGGGGAGACGGTTCCGCTGGCCGGCCGGGGGGAGATCGTCATCGGCTCCCTCGACCTCGGCGAGCACCCGGCCCGCATCGCCTGGGAGCTGTCGGGGCGGTAA
- a CDS encoding D-alanyl-D-alanine carboxypeptidase/D-alanyl-D-alanine-endopeptidase → MTCPPDSDSETAPGGDPGSASQWPPQWLPQRAPQRAPIGRRPVLGLLGALLASSLLPAAALPALAGSAPATPGFDETAVGYILFDPVGGQVVDARAADTLFIPASVAKIPTVAAALALLGPDHRFTTRLFGSAAPLDGILRGDLILQGGGDPALATEGLAQLVDMLRAAGLRQVQGRFLYDCGLLPELGEIDAGQPWAAAYNTGIGALSLNYNRALLAWRRGADGRPVPEVLSVASAGRLPLDSVAALPMTAGGPFALLPDGADRWRVALPGGADPRPVWVPVARPGLATATLFRRMAADAGLALPPPLAGRAPGNAVPLAALDSLPLSELARGLLRHSNNLSAEVIGLAAARRLDPATAAGSGPATLERSAALLQGWLTRQPLEGANWRRLRLANHSGLGTGSRATPRQMAALLRAGGPALWDLLPGEEDGKVLPPGVRAKSGTLAYVKGVAGLLTAASGRRLGFVLFISDPGRRAALDAALDRRVTATPPEARAWAAGARALQTRILERWITTY, encoded by the coding sequence ATGACCTGCCCTCCCGACAGCGATTCCGAAACAGCGCCCGGCGGCGATCCCGGCTCCGCGTCGCAATGGCCGCCGCAATGGCTGCCGCAAAGGGCGCCGCAAAGGGCGCCGATAGGACGCCGCCCGGTCCTTGGGCTGCTGGGGGCGCTTCTGGCGTCCTCCCTGCTGCCGGCCGCGGCCCTGCCGGCCCTGGCGGGGTCGGCGCCTGCAACCCCTGGTTTTGACGAAACCGCAGTCGGATACATCCTGTTCGATCCGGTCGGCGGGCAGGTGGTGGACGCGCGGGCGGCCGACACCCTCTTCATCCCGGCGTCGGTGGCGAAGATCCCGACGGTGGCGGCGGCGCTGGCCCTGCTGGGCCCGGACCACCGCTTCACCACCCGGCTGTTCGGCAGCGCGGCACCGCTCGACGGCATCTTGCGGGGTGACCTGATCCTGCAGGGCGGCGGCGATCCGGCTCTGGCGACGGAGGGCTTGGCACAGCTGGTCGACATGCTGCGCGCCGCCGGGCTGCGCCAGGTGCAGGGGCGGTTCCTCTATGATTGCGGGCTGCTGCCCGAACTGGGGGAGATCGATGCCGGCCAGCCCTGGGCGGCGGCCTACAACACCGGGATCGGCGCGCTGTCGCTGAACTACAACCGGGCCCTGCTGGCGTGGCGCCGCGGCGCCGACGGGCGTCCGGTGCCGGAGGTGCTGTCGGTCGCCTCCGCCGGGCGGCTGCCGCTGGACAGCGTCGCGGCGCTGCCGATGACGGCCGGCGGGCCCTTTGCCCTGCTGCCGGACGGCGCCGACCGCTGGCGCGTCGCACTGCCGGGCGGAGCCGATCCGCGACCGGTCTGGGTGCCGGTGGCACGGCCGGGGCTGGCCACGGCCACGCTGTTCCGCCGGATGGCCGCCGATGCCGGCCTTGCCCTGCCGCCGCCGCTGGCCGGCCGGGCGCCGGGCAATGCGGTGCCGCTGGCTGCGCTGGACAGCCTGCCGCTGTCGGAGTTGGCGCGCGGGCTGCTGCGTCATTCCAACAATCTGTCGGCCGAGGTGATCGGGCTGGCCGCCGCCCGCCGGCTGGATCCCGCCACTGCCGCCGGCTCCGGCCCCGCCACGCTGGAGCGGTCGGCGGCCCTGCTGCAGGGGTGGCTGACCCGGCAGCCGCTGGAGGGGGCGAACTGGCGCAGGCTGCGGCTGGCCAATCATTCGGGGCTGGGCACCGGATCGCGCGCCACGCCGCGGCAGATGGCGGCGCTGCTGCGGGCCGGCGGCCCGGCGCTGTGGGACCTGCTGCCGGGTGAGGAGGACGGCAAGGTGCTGCCCCCGGGCGTCCGGGCCAAATCGGGAACATTGGCCTATGTCAAGGGGGTGGCCGGCCTGTTGACGGCGGCCAGCGGCCGGCGGCTGGGCTTCGTCCTGTTTATTTCCGATCCCGGGCGCCGGGCGGCGTTGGATGCGGCGCTCGACCGGCGGGTGACGGCCACCCCGCCAGAGGCGCGGGCCTGGGCCGCCGGCGCGCGGGCGTTGCAGACCAGAATCCTGGAGCGGTGGATCACAACCTATTGA
- a CDS encoding chemotaxis protein, with translation MTFAPHDARPMTKDRPRSPAARSALRRRLERQDVAANRYHDRRLGAEVVNIVVGGCVVTDDPNVVITTTLGSCVAACLYDPVAEIGGMNHFLLPDAGLDVLSLSSRYGATAMEHLINRLLAVTGRRDRLRAKLFGGANVNLNTLRTANIGQRNVDFVMEYLATEGIPTISWDVGGVSPRAVRFFPTSGRSQRRLIGDESLHDIARNESSYIEHLRKSRIEGDVELF, from the coding sequence ATGACGTTCGCCCCCCATGATGCCCGCCCGATGACGAAGGACCGTCCCCGCAGCCCGGCCGCGCGCAGCGCCCTTCGCCGCAGGCTGGAACGGCAGGACGTCGCCGCCAACCGCTACCACGACCGGCGGCTGGGGGCGGAGGTGGTGAACATCGTCGTCGGCGGCTGCGTCGTCACCGACGACCCGAACGTCGTCATCACCACCACGCTGGGCTCCTGCGTCGCCGCCTGCCTGTATGATCCGGTGGCGGAGATCGGCGGCATGAACCATTTCCTGCTGCCCGATGCCGGGCTGGACGTGCTGTCGCTGTCGTCCCGCTACGGCGCCACGGCGATGGAGCATCTGATCAACCGGCTGCTGGCCGTCACCGGCCGGCGCGACCGGCTGCGCGCCAAGCTGTTCGGTGGGGCCAACGTCAATCTGAACACGCTGCGCACCGCCAACATCGGCCAGCGCAACGTCGATTTCGTCATGGAGTATCTGGCGACGGAGGGGATCCCCACCATCAGCTGGGACGTCGGCGGCGTCAGCCCGCGGGCGGTGCGTTTCTTCCCCACCAGCGGGCGCAGCCAGCGCCGGCTGATCGGCGACGAGTCGCTGCACGACATCGCCCGCAACGAATCCTCCTACATCGAGCATCTGCGCAAGTCGCGGATCGAAGGCGACGTCGAGCTGTTCTGA